One region of Polynucleobacter sp. Adler-ghost genomic DNA includes:
- a CDS encoding 2-hydroxyacid dehydrogenase, with protein sequence MNTPANTSKSISKPKILVARAIFPEALAKLEESYEVRSNQSDKILSSEELQKALSEVQGALVVGSERIDASALAQAKDLKVVANISVGYNNFDIPAMTAAGVMATNTPDVLTDTTADFGFALLMATARRVTESEHWVRAGKWDQWSIVNNPLGIDLHHSTVGIIGMGRIGQGIAKRALGFGMKVIYHNRSHLSDADEKSCGATYVSKEELLQTADHVVLVLPYTVQNHHTIGAAEIAMMKPTATLINIARGGIVDDAALAKALQSGKIFAAGLDVFEGEPQVHPELLKCSNIVLAPHIASATEKTRRAMVDLAVENLRAALDGKKPPSLINAEVFKA encoded by the coding sequence ATGAACACTCCAGCAAATACCTCCAAAAGTATCTCAAAACCCAAAATTTTGGTCGCAAGGGCCATTTTTCCTGAGGCGCTAGCCAAATTAGAGGAATCCTATGAGGTTCGTTCCAACCAGTCTGACAAAATATTAAGCTCGGAAGAGTTGCAAAAAGCGCTTTCAGAAGTGCAGGGTGCCCTAGTGGTAGGAAGCGAGCGAATTGACGCTTCCGCCTTAGCTCAAGCCAAAGATTTAAAGGTAGTGGCCAATATCTCTGTTGGCTACAACAACTTTGACATTCCAGCGATGACTGCTGCTGGCGTCATGGCAACAAATACCCCTGATGTTCTTACGGATACAACGGCGGATTTTGGCTTTGCCTTATTAATGGCAACTGCTAGGCGTGTTACAGAATCCGAGCATTGGGTGCGAGCGGGCAAGTGGGATCAATGGTCGATTGTGAATAACCCATTGGGTATAGATCTACACCACAGTACTGTAGGCATTATTGGCATGGGTCGCATTGGTCAGGGTATTGCAAAACGTGCTTTAGGTTTTGGTATGAAAGTGATTTATCACAACCGTAGCCACCTCTCGGATGCCGATGAAAAATCTTGCGGTGCTACTTACGTTTCCAAAGAGGAATTACTGCAAACTGCCGACCATGTGGTGTTGGTGCTGCCTTACACCGTGCAAAATCACCACACGATTGGCGCCGCCGAAATCGCCATGATGAAACCGACTGCAACCCTGATCAATATTGCTCGTGGCGGTATTGTGGATGATGCGGCCTTAGCAAAAGCCTTGCAAAGTGGCAAGATCTTTGCGGCAGGACTGGATGTTTTTGAAGGCGAGCCACAGGTACATCCAGAGTTACTCAAGTGCAGCAATATTGTGTTGGCTCCGCACATTGCCAGTGCTACAGAAAAAACACGTAGAGCAATGGTGGATCTTGCGGTGGAAAATTTGCGAGCCGCGCTGGATGGGAAGAAACCACCAAGCCTGATTAATGCAGAAGTATTTAAAGCCTAG
- a CDS encoding NAD(P)/FAD-dependent oxidoreductase — MHPPIETDAVIIGAGPVGLFQVFELGLLEIKAHVIDSLPEVGGQCIELYPDKPIYDIPAIPVCTGRELVSNLLKQIEPFKPQFHLNQEVSTLEKQADGRFLIRTSQDQHFLSKVIFVAAGVGAFQPRTLNLDGIEAFVDKQVFYRVRNPEQFIGKRMVICGGGDSALDWALHFADQAINVTLIHRRDEFKAAPQSVAKIRALCAAGKMQLLIGQITGIESTDDKLTEIAVTNIDGEVQIIALDALLLFYGLSPKLGPITDWGLDIDRKQIAVDTACFQTSTPGIYAVGDINIYPGKKKLILSGFHEAALAAFAAAAYLAPEKQIQLQYTTTSPKLHKALGVSPSTFE; from the coding sequence TTGCACCCCCCCATTGAAACCGATGCAGTCATTATTGGCGCCGGTCCGGTGGGGCTCTTCCAAGTCTTTGAGCTTGGTCTTTTAGAAATTAAAGCGCATGTCATTGACTCCCTACCTGAAGTGGGAGGTCAATGTATCGAGCTCTACCCAGATAAACCCATCTATGACATCCCAGCAATTCCGGTTTGCACTGGTCGTGAGCTAGTCAGCAATCTACTAAAACAAATTGAGCCATTCAAACCACAGTTTCACTTAAATCAAGAGGTCTCCACTCTTGAGAAGCAAGCAGATGGTCGTTTTCTGATTCGCACATCCCAAGATCAGCATTTTTTGAGCAAGGTAATTTTTGTTGCTGCTGGCGTTGGTGCATTTCAACCGCGCACGCTTAACCTAGATGGCATTGAAGCTTTTGTCGATAAACAAGTTTTCTATCGCGTCAGAAATCCTGAGCAATTTATAGGCAAGCGCATGGTGATTTGTGGTGGCGGAGATTCCGCACTGGATTGGGCATTGCATTTTGCCGATCAAGCTATCAATGTAACACTCATACATCGCCGAGATGAATTCAAAGCAGCCCCTCAGTCAGTTGCTAAGATCCGAGCTCTTTGCGCTGCCGGCAAGATGCAACTTCTCATTGGACAAATTACGGGCATTGAATCCACTGATGACAAACTGACTGAAATTGCCGTCACCAATATTGATGGCGAAGTTCAGATAATTGCATTAGATGCACTCTTACTCTTTTATGGTCTTTCCCCTAAATTAGGCCCTATCACCGACTGGGGCTTAGATATCGACCGTAAGCAAATTGCTGTGGATACTGCCTGCTTTCAGACTAGTACTCCCGGCATATACGCCGTGGGGGATATCAATATCTACCCGGGCAAGAAAAAACTGATTTTGTCAGGCTTTCATGAAGCAGCCTTGGCGGCCTTTGCAGCAGCCGCCTATCTAGCCCCAGAAAAGCAGATTCAACTCCAATACACCACCACATCCCCAAAGCTTCATAAGGCGCTTGGGGTAAGCCCATCGACATTCGAGTAA
- the fdxA gene encoding ferredoxin FdxA — MTYVVTEACIRCKYTDCVDVCPVDCFREGPNFLVIDPDECIDCAVCVPECPVNAIYAEDDVPGDQQSFIKLNADLSPGWTSITKSKAALPDADEWKDVKNKIDQLVK, encoded by the coding sequence ATGACTTACGTTGTTACCGAAGCTTGTATCCGCTGTAAATACACTGATTGCGTTGATGTCTGCCCAGTCGACTGTTTTCGCGAAGGTCCTAACTTTTTAGTAATCGATCCAGATGAATGTATCGATTGCGCAGTTTGCGTACCAGAGTGCCCAGTCAATGCCATTTATGCGGAAGATGATGTGCCGGGAGATCAACAGTCTTTCATCAAATTAAATGCGGATCTTTCTCCAGGATGGACATCTATCACCAAATCCAAAGCCGCCCTTCCAGATGCGGATGAGTGGAAAGACGTTAAAAATAAAATTGATCAACTGGTAAAGTAA